A genomic window from Desulfovibrio sp. X2 includes:
- the rbfA gene encoding 30S ribosome-binding factor RbfA has protein sequence MKRSTSRRADRMSDAILREIARLLAEEVADPRLELVTVSGVRMNADFSVAEVMLTYSGDEERHKQVEAALKKASGFLRTRLGKALQMKKTPELRFSFDDYLEDMVYERHET, from the coding sequence ATGAAGCGTTCGACGAGCCGGCGCGCCGACAGAATGAGCGACGCCATCCTGCGCGAGATAGCGCGCCTTTTGGCCGAGGAAGTGGCCGACCCGAGACTCGAGCTGGTCACCGTGAGCGGCGTGCGCATGAACGCCGACTTCTCCGTGGCCGAGGTCATGCTGACCTACAGCGGCGACGAGGAGCGGCACAAGCAGGTCGAGGCGGCGCTCAAGAAGGCCTCGGGCTTTCTGCGCACCCGCCTGGGCAAGGCCTTGCAGATGAAGAAGACGCCCGAGCTGCGCTTCTCCTTCGACGACTACCTCGAGGACATGGTCTATGAGCGACACGAGACGTGA
- a CDS encoding YlxR family protein — MASKSNHVPQRTCVVCRGRFEKWSLMRYVCPGRPDEPLVPDPEQRLPGRGVYCCGREECQARLPAVKGWRKKCKGVFDG; from the coding sequence ATGGCGAGCAAGAGTAATCACGTGCCGCAGCGGACCTGCGTGGTCTGCCGCGGCCGTTTTGAAAAATGGAGCCTTATGCGCTACGTCTGCCCAGGCCGGCCGGACGAGCCGCTCGTTCCCGACCCGGAACAGCGGCTTCCCGGACGCGGCGTGTACTGCTGCGGACGCGAAGAGTGCCAAGCGCGGCTGCCAGCTGTGAAAGGGTGGCGGAAGAAATGCAAGGGGGTTTTTGATGGCTGA
- a CDS encoding DUF503 domain-containing protein, whose protein sequence is MYIGVLRLEFHLHGNDSLKGKRRVAQSLKQKLRNKFNVAASEVGAQDEHTRLLLGAVTCGPDYKVVEGRLQKALNMVEAASDEELADSDIEIFDDEGR, encoded by the coding sequence ATGTACATCGGCGTATTGCGCCTGGAGTTCCATCTCCACGGCAACGACAGCCTGAAGGGAAAGCGCCGCGTGGCGCAGAGCCTGAAGCAGAAGCTCCGCAACAAATTCAACGTGGCCGCCTCCGAGGTCGGCGCGCAGGACGAGCACACGCGCCTGCTCCTGGGAGCCGTGACCTGCGGGCCCGACTACAAGGTCGTGGAGGGGCGGCTGCAGAAGGCACTGAACATGGTCGAGGCGGCCAGCGACGAAGAGCTGGCCGATTCGGACATCGAGATTTTCGACGACGAGGGACGATGA
- the infB gene encoding translation initiation factor IF-2: MADIKVRDLAADLGVSYKEILQVLRDLDIPVKSQVSTLEEDEAKLVRQRFAQGVTVTEVIKEVQPGVVRRRRKKLTASASEEEAPEAEEAEAAEVEEAPEAVEAEEAVEAEEAPAVEAVSEEAPAAEAGAEARPEAQPTARIIRPAHAETAAPAAPAAEEKEAPAESEAPAAEATAEEAAPEAPEAAPEAEAPAQAAVESETEAAAEAEAPEAAEASSEEDKGDRRGKKKDKKKEKFSGPQVRVISRPDPSEVKARPAAPAAPAAPGRGRPGAPAAGTDADRPKRDRRVVEYRDVPSEAPKAAVPPRTPGGDAGKPGKKGKKGKRGERPGTGRREDSVPAHLMQPKNRQAVPQPITQPMKAAKRKIRVEDAIRVGDLAHQMGIKAPEIIRVLMGLGVLATINQSLDIDTATVVAGEFGYEIEKVGFSEESFIIPAEADKPEDLKPRPPVVTIMGHVDHGKTSLLDAIRSSNVTAGEAGGITQHIGAYHVATQRGEVVFLDTPGHEAFTAMRARGAEVTDIVVLVVAADDGVMEQTREAVNHARAAKVPIVVAVNKMDKEGANPDRVKRELSELGLMPEEWGGETIYAYVSAKQRQGIDNLLELILLQAEVLDLRANPDKPARGHIVEAKLDKGRGALGTVLISEGTLKQGDAYVCGLHWGKVRAMFSDQGKKLKKAGPAMPIEVQGFDGVPEAGDEFVCVADEKVARRIAEERQTKQRERELAKETKVTLESFLKSRPDEEVKTLNLVVKTDVQGSLEAIADALTKASTDKVKISIIHSGAGAITESDILLASASEAIIIGFNVRPTAKIKEVAEQQKVEIRFYDIIYKLVGEIRDAMAGMLAPVISENYLGQAEVRELFHISRIGTIAGCGVTDGKITRNAKIRLLRGGVVVHTGELSSLKRFKDDVKEVAKGYECGITLQNFNDLKVGDIVEAFEFVESAATL, from the coding sequence ATGGCTGATATCAAGGTACGGGATCTCGCCGCCGACCTCGGCGTGAGTTACAAGGAGATCCTTCAGGTGCTGCGTGACCTGGACATTCCGGTCAAGAGCCAGGTCAGCACGCTTGAGGAAGACGAGGCCAAGCTGGTTCGCCAGCGCTTCGCCCAGGGCGTGACCGTGACCGAAGTCATCAAGGAGGTCCAGCCGGGAGTCGTGCGGCGCCGCCGCAAGAAGCTCACGGCGTCCGCCTCCGAGGAGGAGGCCCCCGAGGCCGAGGAGGCCGAGGCCGCCGAGGTCGAGGAAGCGCCCGAGGCCGTCGAGGCCGAGGAGGCTGTCGAGGCCGAGGAGGCCCCTGCCGTCGAGGCCGTGTCCGAGGAGGCTCCCGCCGCCGAGGCGGGCGCCGAGGCCAGGCCCGAGGCCCAGCCGACCGCGCGCATCATCAGGCCCGCCCACGCGGAGACGGCCGCCCCCGCCGCCCCCGCCGCCGAGGAAAAGGAAGCCCCCGCCGAGTCCGAGGCCCCCGCAGCCGAAGCCACCGCCGAGGAAGCCGCGCCCGAAGCCCCCGAGGCCGCGCCCGAGGCCGAGGCTCCCGCCCAGGCCGCCGTGGAGTCCGAGACGGAGGCCGCCGCCGAGGCCGAGGCTCCCGAAGCCGCCGAAGCGTCCTCCGAGGAGGACAAGGGCGATCGCCGCGGCAAGAAGAAGGACAAGAAGAAGGAAAAGTTCAGCGGGCCGCAGGTCCGTGTCATTTCGAGGCCCGACCCCTCCGAGGTCAAGGCCCGTCCCGCCGCCCCCGCCGCTCCGGCCGCGCCGGGTCGGGGACGCCCGGGCGCTCCGGCAGCCGGAACCGATGCCGACCGTCCCAAGCGCGACCGCCGCGTGGTGGAATACCGCGACGTGCCGAGCGAGGCGCCCAAGGCCGCCGTGCCGCCGCGCACCCCGGGCGGCGACGCCGGAAAGCCCGGCAAGAAGGGCAAGAAGGGCAAGCGGGGCGAGCGTCCCGGCACCGGCAGGCGCGAGGACTCGGTCCCGGCGCATCTGATGCAGCCCAAGAACCGTCAGGCCGTGCCGCAGCCCATCACCCAGCCCATGAAGGCCGCCAAGCGCAAGATCCGCGTCGAGGACGCCATCCGCGTGGGCGACCTGGCCCACCAGATGGGCATCAAGGCGCCGGAGATCATCCGCGTGCTCATGGGACTCGGCGTGCTCGCGACCATCAACCAGTCCCTGGACATCGACACCGCCACCGTGGTGGCCGGCGAGTTCGGCTACGAGATCGAGAAGGTGGGCTTCTCCGAGGAGAGCTTCATCATCCCGGCCGAGGCCGACAAGCCCGAGGACCTGAAGCCGCGTCCGCCCGTCGTAACCATCATGGGCCACGTCGACCACGGCAAGACCTCGCTGCTCGACGCCATCCGCAGCTCCAACGTGACCGCGGGCGAGGCCGGCGGCATCACGCAGCACATCGGCGCCTACCACGTGGCCACGCAGCGCGGCGAGGTCGTCTTCCTGGACACCCCGGGCCACGAGGCCTTCACCGCCATGCGCGCCCGCGGCGCCGAGGTCACGGACATCGTGGTCCTGGTGGTCGCGGCCGACGACGGCGTCATGGAGCAGACCCGCGAGGCCGTGAACCACGCCCGCGCGGCCAAGGTGCCCATCGTCGTGGCCGTGAACAAGATGGACAAGGAAGGCGCCAACCCCGACCGCGTGAAGCGCGAGCTCTCCGAGCTCGGCCTCATGCCCGAGGAATGGGGCGGCGAGACCATTTACGCCTACGTCTCGGCCAAGCAGCGCCAGGGCATCGACAACCTGCTCGAGCTCATCCTGCTGCAGGCCGAGGTGCTGGACCTGCGCGCCAACCCGGACAAGCCCGCGCGCGGCCACATCGTCGAGGCCAAGCTCGACAAGGGCCGCGGCGCGCTGGGCACCGTGCTCATCTCCGAGGGCACGCTCAAGCAGGGCGACGCCTACGTCTGCGGCCTGCACTGGGGCAAGGTGCGCGCCATGTTCAGCGACCAGGGCAAGAAGCTCAAGAAGGCCGGACCGGCCATGCCGATCGAGGTCCAGGGCTTCGACGGCGTGCCCGAGGCCGGTGACGAGTTCGTCTGCGTGGCCGACGAGAAGGTCGCCCGCCGCATCGCGGAGGAGCGCCAGACCAAGCAGCGCGAGCGCGAGCTGGCCAAGGAGACCAAGGTCACCCTGGAGTCCTTCCTCAAGTCCCGCCCGGACGAGGAGGTCAAGACGCTGAACCTCGTGGTCAAGACCGACGTGCAGGGCTCGCTCGAGGCCATCGCCGACGCCCTGACCAAGGCCAGCACCGACAAGGTCAAGATCAGCATCATCCACTCGGGCGCCGGTGCCATCACCGAGTCCGACATCCTGCTCGCCTCGGCCTCCGAAGCCATCATCATCGGCTTCAACGTGCGGCCCACCGCCAAGATCAAGGAAGTGGCCGAGCAGCAGAAGGTGGAGATCCGCTTCTACGACATCATCTACAAGCTGGTCGGGGAGATCAGGGACGCCATGGCGGGCATGCTCGCCCCGGTGATCAGCGAGAACTACCTGGGCCAGGCCGAGGTGCGCGAGCTGTTCCACATCTCCCGCATCGGCACCATCGCGGGCTGCGGCGTGACCGACGGAAAGATCACGCGCAACGCCAAGATCCGCCTGCTGCGCGGCGGCGTCGTGGTGCACACCGGCGAGCTGTCCTCGCTCAAGCGCTTCAAGGACGACGTCAAGGAAGTCGCCAAGGGCTACGAATGCGGCATCACGCTGCAGAACTTCAACGACCTGAAGGTCGGCGACATCGTCGAGGCCTTCGAGTTCGTGGAGAGCGCGGCCACGCTGTAG